In Candidatus Paceibacterota bacterium, the sequence ACTCTCACCTTTAAATAAACACAAACCAATCACAAATAAAAATAATCCACAAAAACAATAACAACTAAATAATTTTAATTAAATTACTATTATTATGAAAATTACAATATTAAAAGATAAATTAAAAGAAGGAATTGGTGTTGTTGAAAAGATTTCAGCTAAATCCACTACTTTGCCCATTTTAAATAATATTCTCATTTCTGCGGAAAAGAACTTTTTAAATTTGTCTGCCACTGATTTGGAGATGGGGATAAAATGGTGGGCGCTCGTTAAGACGGAAAAAGAGGGGAAGATTGCCATCCCTTCAAAAATATTATCCAGCTTTGTTGGGTTTTTACCGAATAAATCAGTCAGTATGGAGCTTAAGGGATTAGATTTAAAAATTGGCTGCGAAAACTATCAGACAACATTAAAGGGAGTGGACCCGGAGGAATTCCCGATTATCCCGAAGGTTTTCAGCGAAGAAAAAGTTGAAATTCAAATTAAAAAATTCTGCCAGAGCCTGGGAAGCGTTGTTGATATCGCCAGCCTTTCTTCTACGAAACCTGAAATATCAGGAGTTTATTTCCTGTTCCAAAAGAATATGATTATTATGGCTGCCACGGACAGCTTCCGCTTGGGGGAAAAGAAAGTTTCCCTAGATTCTTCTTCGGGCAACATGTCAAAAGATTATTCTTTCATTCTCCCCCAGAAGGCAGCAAAAGAAATTATTAATATTTTTGGCGAAAAAGAAGGAGTTCTGACGATATATTTTTCTCCCAATCAAATTCTGTTTGAGACAAAGCTTTCAGAGGTTGCTCATCCCCAAATTCAGCTTACTTCAAGATTGGTTGAGGGGGATTATCCTAACTACCAAGAAATTGTACCTAAAAAATATGAAACCAGCGTTTCTTTCTCTTTGGAAGAATTTATAAATCAAATAAAACTAGCTTCTCTATTCAGCGGCAAGATTAATGAAATCAAGCTGAAAGTTGATGCTTCCAAAAATCGGATTAATTTTTTCAGCCAGAATCCGGACGTCGGAGAATATAACAGTTTCTTATCGGGAAAAGTAGAGGGCAAACCCTGCGAAATATCTTTTAATTACCGCTTTCTATTGGACGGACTTTTAAACATCGGTCTTAATCAACAAAAAAAATCAGAAGCTGTATTGGAATTAACAGGATCTGAAAAGCCGGGAGTTCTAAAATTAAAAGGAGACGAAAGCTATCTTTATCTGGTGATGCCGATTAAAAACAGCTAGCCTTGGGGTTCTTGCAATTTCGGCAATGCGTTTATAAGAAAACTATTAAAGATCGGCCCTGCCACTGTGGCAGCTGGCTGATTTTTTATCATTGGAGCATTGTTGCTGTTGCCCGCCCAAACTCCTACGGCGATTGAAGAAGTATATCCCATTGTCCAAGCGTCCCTGAAATCGTCAGTCGTACCGGTTTTGGCTGAAACTTTGTAGTTTTCAAAATAAAGATGTGATCTCGGTCCGAACATCGGCGTTCTGGCATTATTGTCAGATAAAATGTCGGTGATGAGCTGGGCTGATTCTTTAGATAAGACTCTTTTCGGATTTTTATGGTTTTCTTCAATAATGTTTCCGCTGTAGTCTTCAATCCTTAAAATGGGGACAAGGGGGACTTTTAATCCTTCCGTGGCAAAAACTCCGTAAGCTGAAACCATGTCCAAAAGCTTTACTTCCCAGCCGCCAAGCACTATTGACGGGCCAAAAGGCGGGGTCAAAGTGGTGATGCCCAAATTCTCAGCCATTTTCACAGCGTTGTTTATACTCTCTGTCACCGTAGACCCGCAAAGCCCGACCAAAACCTTAACAGATGGAATGTTTAATGACATGGCTAAAGTCTGTCTCAGAGTAACTGACCCGCGGGAAAGACCGTCATAGTTTTGAGGGACATATTCTTTGCCTCCCCAAATGCCAAAGCTGGTTGGTTCGTCAATAACCACTGTTTTGTCATTGTGTCCATTTTCAAAAGCAGCAGCATAAACAAAGGGTTTGAAAGATGATCCTGGCTGTCTGCCAACGCTTTTTGTAGTACCGACCGCTATATTAAACTTCGGGTCAAA encodes:
- the dnaN gene encoding DNA polymerase III subunit beta — its product is MKITILKDKLKEGIGVVEKISAKSTTLPILNNILISAEKNFLNLSATDLEMGIKWWALVKTEKEGKIAIPSKILSSFVGFLPNKSVSMELKGLDLKIGCENYQTTLKGVDPEEFPIIPKVFSEEKVEIQIKKFCQSLGSVVDIASLSSTKPEISGVYFLFQKNMIIMAATDSFRLGEKKVSLDSSSGNMSKDYSFILPQKAAKEIINIFGEKEGVLTIYFSPNQILFETKLSEVAHPQIQLTSRLVEGDYPNYQEIVPKKYETSVSFSLEEFINQIKLASLFSGKINEIKLKVDASKNRINFFSQNPDVGEYNSFLSGKVEGKPCEISFNYRFLLDGLLNIGLNQQKKSEAVLELTGSEKPGVLKLKGDESYLYLVMPIKNS